A window of the Choristoneura fumiferana chromosome 30, NRCan_CFum_1, whole genome shotgun sequence genome harbors these coding sequences:
- the LOC141444574 gene encoding uncharacterized protein: MYSMIHNPTPHQMMTCPYNMAHQVEHYRMHIHLQKCRKQHPNCAKTTCPFDATHVVNDAELDYHVCMCPKRSMFDNQQYIVEDEVVPRELPPAPVVASEENWEDGPTTSYVPDPSKKSHIITKVKGATPSERRKARMEGIKNYKPQEN; the protein is encoded by the exons ATGTATTC CATGATACACAACCCGACGCCTCATCAGATGATGACGTGCCCCTACAACATGGCGCACCAGGTGGAACACTACCGTATGCACATCCACCTCCAGAAGTGCCGGAAACAGCACCCCAACTGCGCGAAGACCACCTGCCCGTTCGACGCCACCCATGTTGTGAATGATGCCGAATTAGAT TACCACGTCTGCATGTGTCCAAAGAGGTCAATGTTTGACAACCAACAGTACATTGTCGAAGACGAAGTGGTGCCTCGGGAGCTGCCGCCAGCACCAGTCGTCGCCAGCGAAGAGAACTGGGAGGAT GGCCCAACGACATCCTACGTGCCAGATCCGTCTAAGAAAAGTCACATTATAACCAAAGTCAAAGGTGCGACGCCCTCCGAGCGCAGAAAGGCTAGGATGGAGGGCATAAAGAACTACAAGCCTCAGGAGAACTAA